A stretch of Argiope bruennichi chromosome 10, qqArgBrue1.1, whole genome shotgun sequence DNA encodes these proteins:
- the LOC129989182 gene encoding zinc finger protein 569-like yields the protein MSRTNEKSYPCDFCNKEFSVISKFKRHLRTHTGEKPYTCVFCKKAFTQNGNLKVHLRIHTGEKHYTCDICSKPFTDKRCFKRHLDTHTGGKPYTCDICSKTFTDKGSFKIHLRAHPQKKLYTCEFCKKAFSRISSLKLHLRLHTGEKPYACDICNKSFSLKGTVKRHLLTHTGEKPYLCEVCNKSFSLRVTLQIHLRTHTGEKPYACEFCNKLFSHRCHLKVHLRTHTGEKPYSCQFCEKAFSRKGNLKAHLCTYAGQKPYSCEFCEKAFIRKENLKVHLCTHTGEKHYTCDICSKPFTDKRCFKRHLDTHTGEKPYTCDICSKPFTDKSCFKRHLRAHTQEKLYTCEFCKKAFSQNWRLKVHLRLHTGEKPYTCDICNKSFSVKGAVKRHLLAHTGEKPYLCEFCNKPFSENWRLNSHLRTHTTEKT from the coding sequence atgtcgcGTACGAACGAGAAATCCTACCCTTGCGACTTCTGCAACAAAGAATTTTCCGTGATTTCCAAATTCAAAAGACATTTACGGAcgcatacgggagagaaaccatATACATGCGTGTTTTGCAAGAAAGCCTTTACCCAGAATGggaatttaaaagttcatttacgTATACATACCGGTGAGAAACACTATACCTGTGACATTTGTAGCAAACCCTTTACCGATAAGAGgtgttttaaaagacatttagATACGCATACCGGTGGGAAACCGTATACCTGTGACATTTGTAGCAAAACCTTTACGGATAAGGGaagtttcaaaatacatttacGAGCACATCCACAAAAGAAACTGTATACATGCGAGTTCTGTAAAAAAGCCTTTTCTCGGATCTCgagtttaaaattacatttgcgtctgcatacgggagagaaaccgtATGCCTGTGACATTTGTAACAAGTCCTTTTCGCTTAAGGGAACTGTCAAAAGACATTTACTGACGCATACGGGGGAGAAACCATATTTATGTGAAGTTTGTAACAAATCCTTTTCGCTTCGGGTGACTTTGCAAATACATTTACGTACGCATACGGGGGAGAAACCGTATGcatgtgaattttgtaataaattgttttcGCATAGGTGTCATTTAAAAGTGCATTTACGTAcgcatacgggagagaaaccatATTCATGCCAGTTTTGCGAGAAAGCCTTTTCCAGGAAGGGGAATTTAAAAGCGCATTTATGTACGTATGCCGGTCAGAAACCATATTCATGCGAGTTTTGCGAGAAAGCCTTTATCAGGAAGGAGAATTTAAAAGTGCATTTATGTACGCATACCGGTGAGAAACACTATACCTGTGACATTTGTAGCAAACCCTTTACGGATAAGAGGTGTTTTAAAAGGCATTTAGATACGCATACCGGTGAGAAACCGTATACCTGTGACATTTGTAGCAAACCCTTTACGGATAAGAGttgttttaaaagacatttacGAGCACATACACAAGAGAAACTGTATACATGCGAGTTCTGCAAAAAAGCCTTTTCCCAGAACTGGCGTTTAAAAGTACATTTGCGTCTGCATACAGGAGAGAAACCGTATACCTGTGACATTTGTAACAAGTCCTTTTCGGTTAAGGGGGCTGTCAAAAGACATTTACTGGCGCATACGGGGGAGAAACCATATttatgtgaattttgtaacaaacccTTTTCGGAAAATTGGCGTTTGAATAGTCATTTACGTACGCATACTACAGAGAAAACGTAA